A single Planctomycetota bacterium DNA region contains:
- a CDS encoding biopolymer transporter ExbD, with protein sequence MARRKLPSEVENDGFDMTPMIDVTFQLIIFFMIVTDMSKAQLEPVVLPYAHKAIKEKVEDPLTLVVNIMKDGTIKINGKTFWSSKMGDDNKKLEDLFESYRQNQKYQEVPGKADWVKYPVLIRADRSTPFEHIQKILMIATHHGGVTRVQLGAKQEGK encoded by the coding sequence ATGGCCCGCAGGAAGCTGCCCTCCGAGGTGGAAAACGACGGCTTCGACATGACGCCGATGATCGACGTCACGTTCCAGCTGATCATCTTCTTCATGATCGTCACCGACATGTCGAAGGCTCAGCTGGAGCCCGTGGTCCTTCCCTACGCCCACAAAGCCATCAAAGAGAAGGTCGAGGACCCGCTGACGCTGGTCGTCAACATCATGAAGGACGGGACCATCAAGATCAACGGCAAGACCTTCTGGTCCTCGAAGATGGGGGACGATAACAAGAAACTCGAGGACCTCTTCGAGTCCTACCGTCAGAACCAGAAGTACCAGGAGGTGCCGGGGAAAGCGGACTGGGTGAAGTACCCCGTCCTCATCCGCGCGGACCGATCGACCCCCTTCGAGCACATCCAGAAGATCCTCATGATCGCCACGCACCACGGGGGCGTCACGCGCGTCCAGCTGGGCGCCAAGCAGGAGGGTAAGTAA
- a CDS encoding MotA/TolQ/ExbB proton channel family protein, translating to MRSFKLPSLRSWVGSALAVAGLNLAVAALAFAQEEGGGSKASSADFSFFTVWILGGGGVGFIFLLPIEVASIATVAFIIEHFVTIQRDKLVPPEVVVELETLLDEEQYEEAINLCEATKNYITNIVGAAIARVGEGYDAMVAAAEAATDEQNLKLQHKISWLPLLGNIGPLMGLFGTVTGMVMAFTQIAMSTGTPSPQELAQGIFTALVTTVWGLIVAMPATFFSYLFKVKVQKLSFELSGVAMEIVERFKPVAEGGAQGK from the coding sequence ATGAGGTCGTTCAAGCTGCCGTCGCTTCGTTCGTGGGTCGGGTCCGCTCTGGCCGTCGCCGGGTTGAATCTCGCGGTGGCCGCCCTCGCGTTCGCGCAAGAGGAAGGCGGAGGCTCGAAGGCCTCTTCCGCGGATTTCAGCTTCTTCACCGTCTGGATCCTCGGCGGCGGCGGCGTGGGCTTCATCTTCCTCCTGCCCATCGAAGTCGCCTCGATCGCCACGGTCGCCTTCATCATCGAGCACTTCGTTACGATCCAGCGCGACAAACTCGTCCCGCCCGAGGTGGTGGTGGAGCTCGAAACGCTCCTCGATGAAGAGCAGTACGAGGAGGCCATCAACCTCTGCGAGGCGACGAAAAACTATATCACCAACATCGTCGGCGCCGCGATCGCCCGCGTGGGCGAGGGATATGACGCCATGGTCGCCGCGGCCGAAGCCGCCACCGACGAGCAGAACCTCAAGCTCCAGCACAAGATCAGCTGGCTCCCGCTCCTGGGCAACATCGGGCCGCTCATGGGCCTCTTCGGCACGGTCACCGGCATGGTGATGGCCTTCACGCAGATCGCGATGTCCACGGGCACCCCCTCGCCCCAGGAACTGGCGCAGGGCATCTTCACCGCCCTGGTCACGACCGTGTGGGGCCTGATCGTGGCGATGCCGGCGACGTTCTTCAGCTACCTCTTCAAGGTGAAGGTCCAGAAGCTCTCCTTCGAGCTTTCCGGCGTGGCCATGGAGATCGTGGAGCGCTTCAAGCCCGTGGCCGAGGGCGGGGCTCAGGGCAAGTAA